The following nucleotide sequence is from Candidatus Zixiibacteriota bacterium.
GACAAAGATGGTCGCCAGCGACGCCGACTTGCTGACCTCGCGGTCCTGGTACGCCAGCGAATAAGCCCGAACGAACTCGCCCAGCCGAAGTGGCAGCACGTTGTTAGCCATGAAACCGATACAGGTGGCCGCGAGCAGCTTGTCATACGCTACTTCTTTTACTGGCCGGATCATGAACTTCCACCGGTAGGCCCGCTGATACATGGCAAACACGACCATCGCAATGTTCGGCGCCAGCCACCAGTAGTTGGCCTGCTTGAGCGATGCCGTCAGTGCGACAAAGTCTATCTCCCAGAAGAGCAGCGCGATAAACGCCACGGAAATGACAATTCCCGCCAATATCGACAGCACGCGGTGGCCGGTGGTCACAATCCCCCCTCGGCTACTTGAAATAGCAGCTTCTCAAACTGGTCGGCGGCGCTATCCCAGTTGAACCGGTCGGCCCACACCAGTCCCCCTTGCTCGAGTCGATGCCTCAACTCGGAGTCCTGCAATATCAGCATGATTTTCCCCGCGAGATCATCGATGTTTCCGTATTCGTAGAGGAGTCCGGACTCGCCGTCTTTGACCGAGTCTCTAAGCCCCGGGGTGCGTGCCGCCACTACTGCAGTTCCGCAGGCGTTGGCCTCGATATTAGTCAACCCCCAGCCTTCCTTAAGCGATGGCAGCACCGCAACATGCGCCCGTCTCATGCGCTCGACTTTCTCCTCGGGCGCAACGTACCCCGTAAACTCTACGGCATTGTCGACCTCGAGACTCCGCGCCAGCGATTTCAAGTTCTTCATATAATCGCCCGAGCCGACAATCATCAGACGGGCATCGGGCAGCTTTCGCCGGACTTTCTTCATCGCGAGAATCAGATGCTGGATCGACTTGTATTTCTTTATCCTGCCAAGATAAAGGGCCGTCGGTTGTTTGTATTTAGTTACCGCCGGATCCCTGTAGTACATAACGCGATCAATACCGCAATGAATGACCGAGATGTCCTCGCGGAGAATCCCCCGTGCTACAATGTCATCGGCGGTTGATTCCGAAATCACGTTGAACTTGCAGCCTCGGTAGATCGGCACCAGAGGCCTTTCAGCGAGAAAAATGTATGTGCCCAGCACGAAGTTTATCTCGTGAAATACCGTGGTGGCAAACAGATGAGGAATCACAACCAGGCGCTTCATCCGCAGGTAGAGAGGCGTGTAAAACGGAATCTTGTTGATATCCTCGATCAGAAGTTCAAATCGTGACTCCCTGGCGAGGCGCCGAAGGTGAAACGGCGCAACCCAATTGAAGTTGTACCGGTTGCCGCACCGTACAATCCGCACGCCTGCGATTGTTTCTTCGCGCCTGCAGCCGGCCCACCCGGAGCAAAGCAGGGTGGCGGTATGCCCGCGCGCGGTCAGACGCCTTAGCAGTTCTTCGAGGTGGACCTCGGCGCCGCCGGCGTACGGATTTCCCAGATCGTTCCAGTTGAGAACCAGCAGGTTCACGGGGTATCGCTCCGCCGGTCGCGCAGTTGTTCGAGCTGCTTTTGCAGCTCGGCGAGGGCCTCCCTTATTTCATTGTCGCGTGGGTTCTTTGCCACCCACGTCTGCAACGTTCTGTACATCGATTCGATATCCCGTTCCCGAATGTAGATTCGAATCAGCTCGTCGAGTCCATCACGAAACGACGGGTGCCTTTCGAGTATCTGGATCAGCAGTGCTTTGGCCACGGCTGTCTCGCCGGAGCGTTCATACGCCCGCGCGAGCGCCAACTGCGCGGCCAGTGAATCAACATTAGGATACTGGGCCATGATGGCGGACAGGCGGGACGTATCTCCGGTTTCCGCGATTATCGATATCATAGTTTCGATAGCATCGGTGGTTCGGTACACCGAATCAGCCACGAACCGCACCACATCCTCCGCTTCGCGCCAGCGCTGCTCCCGAATGAGGGCGTCGGCCAGGGCCATGACACGATCGGCCACACCCGCGATGGAGCGCTCAGTCATCTCGTCCCGAAAAACAATAGGATCGGTCCAGCCCCGATATTTCAGTTTTCCCGAGGTCATCATCAATTCACGGTTGATTTCTACAGGCACTCGGATGCTTCCGCCTGAGGACAAGTCGGTAAGCAGATAGGTGAGTCCGCGCATTTCCAGCAGCGAGTCGATCTGCTCGCCGTAGTAGCGCCGCGATGACGGATTGGCCAGGAGCGTGAAGTGAATCGGCCGGCCGGAGACATTGTGCGAGATGATGGCGTCGGTGACCTGGTCCTGCAGACGAAAAGTCTTGCCGTCCTGCGTGCGAAACGGTGTCAGCTTGTCGATCTCCTGGTCGGTCCAGCCCAGCTCAATACCCATGTAGTCCCTAATCTGCTTAATATACCAGCCGCCGTTGGCCAGTGCGCAGCAGACCGATCGGACATCGCGCCGCACGCCGTAGACTTCCTGAAGGCACCAGAGCGGAAAAGTATCGTTGTCGCCATAAGTGAGCAGCACCGCATTCGGCTCGCACGATTCAAGTATGTTCGCGGCGTAATCATACGGCACATACACGCGCGAACGATCACAATAGAAGTAGTTATCGGCGAGCGTATGCACCGGAAGCACAAACAGCGCGGGCAGAGCTACGCCGATAACGTTGCGCGGCAGTTTGCTGAAGCGTTTTGTCAAGTCGCGCACAAGCTGTATTGTCGCCGTGATACCCAACCCCATGGCCAGGCCGAACAGCATGAATCCGGGGGTAAAGAAGTAATCTCGGTCGCGCACTTCGAGCCAGGCGTCATAGGCAGTCTGTCGGGCCCCGTCGGCAAAATTCATATACAAGATCAAACCCACAGTCGCCACCAGCAGCAGCGTGGCGAGAAATATCCCCATTTCAGGTTTTCGTCGGCAGGCCTCCCAGGCTCCAAACGCTCCCAACAAGACAGCGACTACGAACGTGCGCCCCGCGAACCCGTATTGCTCCCTGAAGAACCCCAGGAAGCCCATGCGCGCGTGGTCGCCGAACTGGTTTGCCCACTCGCCACGGCGTTTGAACATCCGTTCGGTCATCGACTGCGAGCCGTACTGTTTGCGCTCGAAAAAGTTGATCGTGGCTTCTAATGAATCCGATGGGGTGTTTTCATTGATGTAGGGATGCAGCGATGATCGAATCGGCGCAAACAGGTGCGTGGAGTACCCCGCGACCGCCATTACGATCACCAGCAGAGCCGTCCGCCAGCCCGCCACTTTCCAGATCAGGCCGAGAACGAGAACAACACCGGCTGACGCCAATGTCCCCCAAAAGAACTCTTTAACCCCGAGGACAATCATCGCCGGCCCGACCAGCGCCACTAGCACGGGGAGGTTTAC
It contains:
- a CDS encoding glycosyltransferase family 4 protein; the encoded protein is MNLLVLNWNDLGNPYAGGAEVHLEELLRRLTARGHTATLLCSGWAGCRREETIAGVRIVRCGNRYNFNWVAPFHLRRLARESRFELLIEDINKIPFYTPLYLRMKRLVVIPHLFATTVFHEINFVLGTYIFLAERPLVPIYRGCKFNVISESTADDIVARGILREDISVIHCGIDRVMYYRDPAVTKYKQPTALYLGRIKKYKSIQHLILAMKKVRRKLPDARLMIVGSGDYMKNLKSLARSLEVDNAVEFTGYVAPEEKVERMRRAHVAVLPSLKEGWGLTNIEANACGTAVVAARTPGLRDSVKDGESGLLYEYGNIDDLAGKIMLILQDSELRHRLEQGGLVWADRFNWDSAADQFEKLLFQVAEGGL
- a CDS encoding DUF2723 domain-containing protein, producing the protein MVSLPKRFDKVNAVVAIAVWLTALIVYIRTQAPTLSFWDCGEFIACSYILGIPHPPGTPTYILFGRVASMLPTFSDICARVNLLSGLCSSLAAMFGYLLGVRIIRHWFRDDNSYYGRLLIYAGPAAGAMFLAFGRTQWNNSVEAEVYGMSMLLMFAIAWLAMVFIEHRGSQFGNKVMLLAVYLAFLGIGVHMTTFLILPIAVIVFSLRKETPLRYWFIIGAFFAVELYLIYALSSNPSEVPYYFPIAITGLIFIFYMLSFDRIPVSLLIVAVGFVMASFPGIAHIAGWPGGGYRTFGIVALLALIGYALYSFFKTTKAKNGNGKNVAGAKVAAIFVVVAVALAAVTKLGLPNGPQGYRAFLLISVVLALAIGVFIWRYVNLPVLVALVGPAMIVLGVKEFFWGTLASAGVVLVLGLIWKVAGWRTALLVIVMAVAGYSTHLFAPIRSSLHPYINENTPSDSLEATINFFERKQYGSQSMTERMFKRRGEWANQFGDHARMGFLGFFREQYGFAGRTFVVAVLLGAFGAWEACRRKPEMGIFLATLLLVATVGLILYMNFADGARQTAYDAWLEVRDRDYFFTPGFMLFGLAMGLGITATIQLVRDLTKRFSKLPRNVIGVALPALFVLPVHTLADNYFYCDRSRVYVPYDYAANILESCEPNAVLLTYGDNDTFPLWCLQEVYGVRRDVRSVCCALANGGWYIKQIRDYMGIELGWTDQEIDKLTPFRTQDGKTFRLQDQVTDAIISHNVSGRPIHFTLLANPSSRRYYGEQIDSLLEMRGLTYLLTDLSSGGSIRVPVEINRELMMTSGKLKYRGWTDPIVFRDEMTERSIAGVADRVMALADALIREQRWREAEDVVRFVADSVYRTTDAIETMISIIAETGDTSRLSAIMAQYPNVDSLAAQLALARAYERSGETAVAKALLIQILERHPSFRDGLDELIRIYIRERDIESMYRTLQTWVAKNPRDNEIREALAELQKQLEQLRDRRSDTP